In Legionella cincinnatiensis, the DNA window CAATTATTTAGTATTTCGCATGCCAAGCTTTATTGAAGCAGTGGGAGTTGCAACCAATAGTTCAGATACAGATGATGAAGCGCATAAAAACTGGCGTGGATGGTTAAAAGATCGCGGTTTAATCTTAGGCACAGACACAGCAAGAGAACAACTGATCCCCATTCCAACTGGCGGGGTTTTTGCTGAAGCGGTACTGGGCCGATCTAACTGTGCAGAACTACTTGATGCCACTCGTTTTTGGAATTGGCAAGATTCTCCTATACCACTACAACCACCTGAAATTGCAGCAATTCAGATGGAATCTCGGGCTCAACCCGTCGATGTTACCCCAGGCCAATTAGGGTCTCCCGTGTTGAATATTATGAATCCTACAACCCTACCTGATCCAACGGGCGTAGGAGCTATATTAAATGCTGTTCAAAACGGTAGCATGTTTCGTGACATGGCAGGTCTTGCATCTACTGCAGCTTTAGCGCAAGCATTAGGCTCTAATTCAACCACAGCCGGTATTGAAGCCGGTAAACAAGCTGCAGCTAATTTAGCTGTTGCAGCTCAAAAAGATATTGAAGAAAAGAAAATCGCAGCACAGCTAGCCTTGGCGGCAATGGGTTTGCCTACAGCAAATGCAGGTTCTACGAAAAACATCTCCGAAGGTGGCGCTTTATTGAATACCGCCAAGGAAATGGATAAGCAATCACCAAGAACAGCCCCCTCCACATCTTCTAGTCTAGGAAATGATGGATCCACTATAAATGGATCTGGGAATAGTAGCTCCGGAATGAGTGATCCAACTATGCCTGGAGTACCCGATGATGTGCGTAATCTCTTTGGTGGAACTAGTCGAGCAGATGAAGTATTGTCCAAAATGAACTGGGGAAGTTTAGGAGAATCAGGAGCGTCGATTATTCCTGCCAGTTATGAAGATAAAGGGGGCGGAAGTGGTGGTAGTTCAACTACAAGTGGAGCAGTCATTAATTATGAACTCGCCTGCTATGCCAATTTTCCAAAACCATGGGCCACTGAAGCAGATGAGGTGCAAGGTTTAGTGAATAATAAATGGCTCCCATCAGCTGAGGATTTTGACAGTATCAGTCCGGCTGCGACTAGTGCCAATAATCAAGCAACTAAACCTTTTGGCCAGGTCATTATATCTCTGGAAGATTTAATTAATACAGTGAATTATTTTGCCCCAAAGGTAGCTGGATTTGGAACATCTTATGCATCAAGAGTGCTCAGACTTAATCTGTTTTTATACGCACAAAGTGGGAACGTAGGATTTCAAGGAACGTTAACCACTAATGGAAAGTGGGATGCTGTACTCGGCAATGATGTAAAATCAGCTGGGTTGGATTCAGCACTTATCACAGCCATCAGCAAAAAATCTGCCACTAAAACATTACTCGCCAAGCTCAAAAAAGCCTGGGTTCCAGCTACTGAAATCTGGTTATATACCTGTTCTGATGTCGTCAGCGATGCGTTTGGAAAAAAATTGGCAAAATTACTCGGAGCCAAAATTCGAGCCTTTGATGAGCCATTTTGGGTATTACCTGCTTATGATACCACACAACAAAAAATCTTATCACGGGATGAGTTTGGCATTGGCTCTGATTTTGCTGCTGCCGCCGCTACCCGAACGAAAGATCTACACAGTTTGGATGCCTTATCAAATCGGACGTTTAAACCATAATCATCCCCACGCAATTTAAAAAAAGAGGCCGCAGTCACTATTTAGGGCGTTCAGCCTGAGGAGGGGCAAAATGCCCCCTCTCGAAGGCCTGGTATAAGGCTTCAAGACAGCGCTTTGCACCTCCTCAGCCCGAATATGCCTGGGGAATGCCCCGAACTCACGTTAACTTAACGTTATGGATAAAAGATCGCGGATTTACCTCGACCGTTCGGGCTGAGGAAGCGCGTAGCGCTGTCTCGAAGCCTTAGCACGAATTTTCAAGATCTGTGTTAAGGCCTCGAGACGGCATACATGCCTCCTCAGCCCAAACGGGCCGAAACAGAGACTGGATCTAAATAGATTCTTTATCCGAAAATCACGTTAACTTAAGGGCAGTGCTCCTAATAAATTGAACTTACAGTAAAATTATTTTAATCCCCCAAGAAACTGAACCGTTATCTAATTGCAATTGATTGTCACTAAAATCAGTCATAAATTGCCCAAGATAAGTTTGGCCTTATCCTATATTGCTTTTATAAAGAATAACTAAATCTGAAGAAATTCACCATTAATTAAATCCTATCAAGAGCATAGAGAGAAAGTTTTAGTTATACTATTGGAATAAAGACTATTTATGGAATACATAAGGAATAACGAGATGATCAAAGGATCTGAACTCCTAATCGCGGCCCTTGAAAACGAGGGTGTGGAATATATTTTTGGGATCCCTGGTGAGGAAAATCTTGACGTTGTTGAAGCACTTCGCCACTCCCCCATCAAACTGGTATTAACTCGACACGAACAAGCAGCAGCATTTATGGCGGCAACCTATGGGAGGTTAACGGGAAAACCTGGGGTTTGTATCACAACACTTGGTCCTGGTGCACTCAATCTTACTACTGGGGCTGCTTATGCCTTGCTTGGTGGCATGCCAATGATCATGATTACCGGACAAAAGGGAGTTTTATCATCGCATCAGGCACGTTTTCAGATGGTGAATACTGTAGCGACAATGCAACCACTCACTAAAATGTCACGTCAAATTATTGCGCCCTCTATGATTCCTACCCTAGTACGAGAAGCATTTCACCTCGCGCAAGAAGAAAGCCCAGGCCCAGTTCATTTAGAACTTCCTGAAGACATTGCCGCGGAGAAAAGTAAAAAAATTCCCCTCATTCCACCTCATCCTATTGAATATCCTATTGCGAGCGAGCAAGCTCTAAATCGTGCCGCAGAAATGATTATGCGGGCTAAGCGTCCTTTAGTCATGCTCGGTGCGGTAGCGTCACGGCCAAGAGCAACTAATGCTCTTGCCGAATTTATTGTGCGTACCAAACTTCCGTATTTTACGACGCAAATGGGTAAAGGAACTGTGTCTGGAGCAACAGAATTTTATATGGGCACCGCAGCACTCTCAGCACGAGATTATGTACATGAGGCAATAGAAAAAGCGGATCTCATTATTACGATTGGCCATAGTACTGTAGAGAAACCTCCGTTTATCAT includes these proteins:
- a CDS encoding acetolactate synthase large subunit, with the translated sequence MIKGSELLIAALENEGVEYIFGIPGEENLDVVEALRHSPIKLVLTRHEQAAAFMAATYGRLTGKPGVCITTLGPGALNLTTGAAYALLGGMPMIMITGQKGVLSSHQARFQMVNTVATMQPLTKMSRQIIAPSMIPTLVREAFHLAQEESPGPVHLELPEDIAAEKSKKIPLIPPHPIEYPIASEQALNRAAEMIMRAKRPLVMLGAVASRPRATNALAEFIVRTKLPYFTTQMGKGTVSGATEFYMGTAALSARDYVHEAIEKADLIITIGHSTVEKPPFIMEQSNLKVIHVGYQTATVEQIYFPQAEVIGDMGPSLRLLANKIEGKIPHANALLPLREGILSKIAARATENRFTPQRLVHDVRQVMPHDGILALDNGMYKIWFARNYRTQMANTLLLDNALATMGAGLPSAIMASLLYPNRRVMAVCGDGGFMMNSQELETAVRLKLNLVVLIIEDNAFGMIRWKQAVDHFPDFGMTFSNPDFIKYAEAYGARGTRVETIESFQPILENAFTTGGVHLIVFPIDYSENKRVLVDELQQRLPPAK